The Mycolicibacterium fluoranthenivorans genomic interval GCGGGCGCGCGTCGGCCGGCTCACGGTTCTCGATGTCGAAGACGTAGCAGTAGTCACCCGCGGGGGTGGGCATCCGGATGGGACTCGACAAACCCTGGTCCAGAAACCCGAAGGGGAACCGCCACTCGAGCGTGGTGTTCTCCCGCAGGTCGGTGCCGTCCGATCCCACCCATAAGTAGTGATCCAGGATCGCGTTGACGGCGTGCCGTCCCGACTCGCAGGCCGCCTCCATCGACGTCATCCTGGTGAACGTCTTGGTCCAGGTACCTGCGAACACCACAGAATTGTGATGCACCTGGAAGCCGCCATGGCGGGCCTGCCACACATTGCGCACGTGCAGGTCTTCGAGCCACCGAGCCTGGGTGGGCCGGTAGGTCCACGACGTCCCATGCGGATTCCACGGGTCGCCGCCGGGACGATTGGGCCAGTCTCCGATGATCGGCACCAGGTACGGCGTCTCGTTGCGGACGATGAGCCCGGTGTCCGCGGCGGTGATCAGCCCTCGGTCCAGCGTGTACCACGCCGGCCACGGCATGATCTCCTCCGGGGAACAGCGGGCGTCGCTGGTCAGAGCGGCCACTATCTGGCGCCACACCTCGGCTGCGAGTTCGTCGGGCGTGCAGTCGCGGGCCGCCTTGCCCCGGCCTGTCGCGTCCACCAGATGCCTTGACGGCGTGTTGAAATCGCCGATGTCGACCGAAAGCACCGACACGTAACCGTCATCGGCCAGGTTGGGTCGCTTCTCCCACATGCCGTGCTGGTTGATCGACGACAGCGCCCATTCGGTACCCGAGTAGTACATGTGTCCCCGGAGCAATTGGAACTCGGTGTCGAAGTAGTACTGCACGCCCGACAGGGTCTGGAATCGATCCCACGGCACCCGGCCCATCAAGTCCATCGCGTAGGGATCGCGCCGTGCCCCCGAGCGGGTGGCGTCGGGCTGCAACGGACCGTCCGGCGGCGGGGCAGAGGTCGTGAACCCGTCGAGGTCGGCCACCGTGCCCCCGGTGCCGGCCGCGCGCAGCGCCATCGTGATCCTCTCGGCGGACGGGGCATCGACCGCGACGACGGTGTAGTCCGGGGCGACGCGGGTTCCGTCGGCGAACGTGACCCGGACCCGGGGGCGCAGATGCGGCGGTTGCCGCGCATCCACCACCGGTGGATCGATGCATTCGGCCGAGGCGCGCACGAAGCGCACGCCGATCTGGGTCAGATGGCGATACCAATGGTCGAACCACGATTCGGTGGTCGGTCCGTTGAGCACCCCGTCTGCCTTGTTGTCCCGCCTGTCCATCTGCAGCTGTAGCTGCAGGTAGGTCGTGAGGTTGGTGCGGGCGTCACCCCATCGTGAATCGAATGCGGCCAGCACTCTGGGCATCTCGAGCAGGAGGGCGTCGAAACGCGGGGTGTAGGAGAATCGTCGGGTGCCGTCGGGCTGCCGGCCGACGAAGTAGTCGTAAGCAGAGAGGTTCTCCAGTTCGGTCGCGCGTCGCAACGGGCTGGTGACCAGATAGCGCAACAGCCTGCCGACGAAGGTCTGCACATCGGTCGCGGTGAAGCCAAACTCGGTGAGTTGTCCGGCGGTACTGATGAATTCGGCGAGGCTGCGGGGCGCTTCGCGCGGGAACACCAACGACGGTTTGCCGTTCACGGTCGTGCCCTGGGTCACCACCCGCCGGACGTTGTCCCACACGGTGCGCGACGTCGTCGTCCAGCGCTGAATGCCGGTCGCCGATGCCGTGTGCTGATAGATCGGGATGCGGTTGAAGAGATCCCAAGTGTGCAGGTAATAGGCCGGGAAGAAACGGAATCCGTGCTCCCCGGCGACGGCCCGACCGGGAACCGTCGGTTGGCCCCGCCTTCCGGGAAAGGGCCGAAGTTCGGCATGAGTTCCGTTGTGGGATCCCGCCTTCGCGTACTGCGACGCCGCCAGGCCACCGAGCTTGACCGCCGGATGGCCGTTTCCCGGTTCGGCACGCTCGTCGATTCGTGGCTCGTAGACGGTGACGTCGAAACCACGCTCGGCCAGTTCGTGTGCCGCGCTGAGGCCCGCGATGCCCGCACCCAGGACCGCCACGGTCGGGCGCCGCCGGCAGGCGGCCGGAGGGATGATCGGCGTGGTCATGACGCGTCCGCCCGGAGTGCGGACAGGAGCGCCGGTTGCGAGGGAGCGCGCACCGCGGCGTGGACGTAGGCGCGCATGGTGTCGTGTGCCCGCAGGATGTCCTCGAGGGAGCCGCAGACCTGCAGCACCCCGCTTTCCACGGCGTGGTCGAGGCTGATCGCGGCGTCGAGAATGTCGAGGATCCCGGTCCGGGAGGTGACGACGCGCGCGCCGGCGTTCTCGACGTGCCCGGTGGACACCTCAAGGCGGTGTCCGCCGCGCAGCGCGAAGCGCTCACCGTCCACGTCGAGGTCGACCACCAGCGGGCCGAGTGTGCGAAGGACCAGGCGGTAGCTGTCGGGCACCTCATCGGCAAGATGGGCGACCGACATCCGTAGCAGCGACGAAACCTTCTCAGCCATAGAGGAACTCGAATACACCGGTGCCGATGAAGTCGATGGTCTCGCCGTTGATCGTGCCTGTCATCCGGGCGGTCCCGCTGGACTCGCACAGGACGGTCGTCCCGTCCAGCGCCAGCTCACTGGGCTGCGCCAGCCGCGCGTAGGACTGCGGGAGGAATTCGGCACGCACCGAGTCGGCGCAGCGGGCCGCGGTGACCTCGATTCTCGCGGGCACACCGGGGACTTCACCGTCCAGCAGCAGTCGCATCGGTGGCGGCAGGGTGCAGTCGGCGGGCCGGCCGAGGAGCCCGGATGTCCGCACCTGCACCGACGCGTGCCGGAAGATGGCTGCCGGTTCATCTCGGTGCCACACGTACAGCGCCTGGGACAGGTAACGCAGCCGCCGTTTGTCGGTCATGCGCAGATAGACCAGGGACCACGGGTCACCGGAGTCGTGCGGAAGCACCGTGCCCCACTCCCAGCCGAAGTCGTCTCCCCACCAGAACCGGCCCCAGTTGTGGTCGTGGTAGGACACGTCGTTGTCGAACCGGTGTTCGTGGCCGTCGATGGTCAGCCAGCCGGTGGCGTGCAGTCGCGGCACGAACAGCCAGTTCATCCGGCCCGACCCGATCGGTTGGTTGTTCACGACGAACGGCCGGCTCACCGAGACGAACTGCAGTTCACCGCGAATGCCCTGGGCCGGAAGGTCGACCGTCACCAGGTAACCGTCGGGTAGCACCTGCATGCGATTGCCGCCGATGGTCAGATCGCCGAGGCACGCCGAGATGTCCACATCCGTTGCGTCGAATCGCGCCACCTCGCCACGCCATTCGGAGTCGTGCGCGATGACGATCACCCGGGGCGCCGGCCGGAATCGTCCGTCCGGGGCCGTCTCGCTGTTCAGACTGAAGTTGATGAGAAGACGGAGACCTCGGGCGTGCACCACGAAGTGGTGCCACTCTTTGAAGCCCTCCGGTTCGGCGGTACCGAGCATCGGTGTCCGCATGAAGTCGCTGGCCGCCAGTGATGCTGTCATCGCAACCACCGCCCGGAGTCCGGAAGAGAAGTTGCTCCGCTCACCGGCGGTACGTCGGGTGCCGGCCCGGCCAGCCTCTCGACGGCAGTGCCGATACTGGCCAGCCCGAGTAACAGGTGTACGAAGTCATCCTCCGGGTGCGGGCCGGGATGCGGGCCGGCGCAGCCCGGTACGGCCAACGACCGCACCAGCTGCCCCAGTCCGGCCAGGCCCACCAGGTAGCCGATGAAGCTGCTCTGCTCGGCGAGGGCCGGTTGCGGGTCCGTGATCGTCATGCGAAACCCTCCGGGCGTAGCCGGGCCAGTATGGTGTCGTTCAGTCCGTGGCCGACGAGGGCGTCGGCCAGCAACTCCGACCATGCGGTCGGGGCTGCGTGGGGTTCGGCGGGGCCGTCGAGCACGTTGAGGCTCAACGTTTCCCAGATGCGGCGGAGATTCTCGACGGCGGGCGATCCCGCCAGCGCGTCACGCAACTGGGCCCCGGCGGGTGTCTGCGCGTAGCGCGCGCCTTCCGCGATCAGCATGTCGTGCACGCCGCGGGCGGCCACGGGATTGCCGAGCACCGCGCGGCGGGCCCCGAGCAGCAGGTCGAATGCAGCGCGTTCGGTGCCGTCGGCATCGTCGGCGGGGGCGGGCAGCAACTGTGGCGCATTGCGCTCGACGAGATCAAGGGTGGCTTCCCTGATGCGTTCCAGCTCGGCCAGCATGCCGATCAGCATCTCGGGGTTCATCGGGTTCGCCCGTGCACGTAGTCGACCAGGCCGGTGAGCATGTCGCGGTGCTGGCTCGGGGGCAGCCAATCGAGATCCGCGAGGACGGCGGCAGCTTCCCGGGCATGCCGCGCGGCGAGATCTCGGGCATGGTTGAGCGACCCCATGCGCTGCATCAGGTCGAACAGCCAGCGGATGTCATCGAGCTTCTTCGATTCCGAATGGTGCTGTCCGGCAAGGAAAGTGACGATCTCAGTGCGTCCGCTGTGGGACAGGTCGCCGCGTGCGGTGAGCCGTTCCA includes:
- a CDS encoding SCP-2 sterol transfer family protein, translated to MAEKVSSLLRMSVAHLADEVPDSYRLVLRTLGPLVVDLDVDGERFALRGGHRLEVSTGHVENAGARVVTSRTGILDILDAAISLDHAVESGVLQVCGSLEDILRAHDTMRAYVHAAVRAPSQPALLSALRADAS